The Tubulanus polymorphus chromosome 1, tnTubPoly1.2, whole genome shotgun sequence genome contains a region encoding:
- the LOC141914854 gene encoding uncharacterized protein LOC141914854 isoform X1: MAVDITGWRYGPVSDMSCGPAAGAAEGYNSPAAASFAECRLNSFTPTVITNHHHHHHYQNSFVSDTAPYFTANSSYIPHPFQPVSHDPRPLSPLPPPPALIDVKSASFVTSSVNRHKSRKRNVKKDKLPPLIMKEKRKDSAEEDETTANDDDLEDKSDDEEVNKKNEECKFQHVLAPGSQGGKCLLWACKACKRKTVAVDRRKAATMRERRRLTKVNEAFDALKRRTCANPNQRLPKIEILRSAIEYIENLEELLQTNCIEKDENSFGARNRRKLTASSGFYHLPYSSENLVYTERANITDVMTKTQQVEYDTDQTSSLNSLSLIVDNIRPADQTQL; encoded by the exons ATGGCCGTGGATATAACAGGTTGGAGATACGGACCGGTTAGTGATATGAGTTGCGGgcctgctgctggtgctgccgAGGGCTATAACTCGCCTGCCGCAGCTAGTTTTGCGGAATGTAGGTTGAATAGTTTCACCCCGACTGTGATAACGaaccaccatcatcatcatcattatcagaaTTCATTCGTCTCCGACACAGCGCCGTATTTTACAGCGAATTCGTCATATATACCGCATCCGTTTCAACCGGTATCGCACGACCCGAGACCGCTGTCACCTCTACCGCCACCTCCAGCGTTAATCGACGTCAAATCTGCGTCGTTCGTGACGTCATCCGTTAATCGGCACAAATCACGTAAACGTAACgtaaagaaagacaaactccCGCCGCTGATTATGaaagaaaagagaaaagaTTCCGCGGAAGAAGATGAGACTACGGCGAATGATGACGATTTAGAGGATAAAAGCGACGATGAAGAGGTAAATAAGAAAAACGAAGAATGCAAGTTTCAGCACGTATTAGCGCCCGGTTCACAGGGAGGCAAATGTCTGTTATGGGCGTGTAAAGCGTGCAAGCGTAAAACAGTAGCAGTTGACCGTCGAAAAGCGGCGACAATGAGAGAAAGACGTCGATTAACTAAAGTGAATGAAGCGTTCGACGCGTTAAAACGACGCACGTGCGCAAACCCGAATCAAAGACTTCCGAAAATAGAGATTCTACGAAGCGCCATCGAATACATCGAGAATTTGGAAGAATTATTACAAACGAATTGTAtcgaaaaagatgaaaatagttTCGGCGCaagaaacagaagaaaatTAACGGCTTCGTCCGGGTTTTATCATTTACCG TATTCATCGGAAAATTTAGTTTATACAGAAAGAGCGAATATAACTGATGTAATGACCAAAACGCAACAAG tagaATATGACACGGACCAGACGAGCAGTTTGAACAGTTTATCATTGATTGTTGATAATATCAGACCTGCGGATCAGACGCAACTCTGA
- the LOC141914854 gene encoding uncharacterized protein LOC141914854 isoform X2: MAVDITGWRYGPVSDMSCGPAAGAAEGYNSPAAASFAECRLNSFTPTVITNHHHHHHYQNSFVSDTAPYFTANSSYIPHPFQPVSHDPRPLSPLPPPPALIDVKSASFVTSSVNRHKSRKRNVKKDKLPPLIMKEKRKDSAEEDETTANDDDLEDKSDDEEVNKKNEECKFQHVLAPGSQGGKCLLWACKACKRKTVAVDRRKAATMRERRRLTKVNEAFDALKRRTCANPNQRLPKIEILRSAIEYIENLEELLQTNCIEKDENSFGARNRRKLTASSGFYHLPYSSENLVYTERANITDVMTKTQQEYDTDQTSSLNSLSLIVDNIRPADQTQL, encoded by the exons ATGGCCGTGGATATAACAGGTTGGAGATACGGACCGGTTAGTGATATGAGTTGCGGgcctgctgctggtgctgccgAGGGCTATAACTCGCCTGCCGCAGCTAGTTTTGCGGAATGTAGGTTGAATAGTTTCACCCCGACTGTGATAACGaaccaccatcatcatcatcattatcagaaTTCATTCGTCTCCGACACAGCGCCGTATTTTACAGCGAATTCGTCATATATACCGCATCCGTTTCAACCGGTATCGCACGACCCGAGACCGCTGTCACCTCTACCGCCACCTCCAGCGTTAATCGACGTCAAATCTGCGTCGTTCGTGACGTCATCCGTTAATCGGCACAAATCACGTAAACGTAACgtaaagaaagacaaactccCGCCGCTGATTATGaaagaaaagagaaaagaTTCCGCGGAAGAAGATGAGACTACGGCGAATGATGACGATTTAGAGGATAAAAGCGACGATGAAGAGGTAAATAAGAAAAACGAAGAATGCAAGTTTCAGCACGTATTAGCGCCCGGTTCACAGGGAGGCAAATGTCTGTTATGGGCGTGTAAAGCGTGCAAGCGTAAAACAGTAGCAGTTGACCGTCGAAAAGCGGCGACAATGAGAGAAAGACGTCGATTAACTAAAGTGAATGAAGCGTTCGACGCGTTAAAACGACGCACGTGCGCAAACCCGAATCAAAGACTTCCGAAAATAGAGATTCTACGAAGCGCCATCGAATACATCGAGAATTTGGAAGAATTATTACAAACGAATTGTAtcgaaaaagatgaaaatagttTCGGCGCaagaaacagaagaaaatTAACGGCTTCGTCCGGGTTTTATCATTTACCG TATTCATCGGAAAATTTAGTTTATACAGAAAGAGCGAATATAACTGATGTAATGACCAAAACGCAACAAG aATATGACACGGACCAGACGAGCAGTTTGAACAGTTTATCATTGATTGTTGATAATATCAGACCTGCGGATCAGACGCAACTCTGA